In the genome of Leptospira saintgironsiae, one region contains:
- a CDS encoding cyclic nucleotide-binding domain-containing protein — protein sequence MNKINIQAGQIIFREGELNNSMYIITSGTVEIFFTHKNSATRLALMKKGDFFGEMALFRAKPRTATARAVMDTEMVAVESKQQLERYLLANPEFAAKMVRILADRLANTNELLISKLNEITTKEIEYQIEDT from the coding sequence ATGAATAAAATTAATATCCAGGCCGGACAAATTATTTTCAGAGAAGGCGAGTTGAATAACTCGATGTACATCATCACCTCTGGAACAGTTGAAATATTTTTTACTCATAAAAACTCGGCCACTCGTTTGGCTTTGATGAAGAAGGGAGATTTTTTCGGTGAAATGGCTTTATTTAGGGCAAAGCCTAGAACCGCTACTGCGAGAGCAGTGATGGACACCGAAATGGTCGCAGTAGAATCCAAACAGCAATTGGAAAGATACTTACTCGCGAATCCTGAGTTTGCTGCTAAGATGGTGAGGATTTTAGCCGATCGTTTGGCGAATACGAACGAACTTTTGATCTCTAAATTGAACGAAATTACTACGAAAGAAATCGAATATCAGATAGAGGATACCTGA
- a CDS encoding GGDEF domain-containing protein — protein MRNLQEVLKEKEEEIQKLKELLELYERVSKLGEVELLTAEQTLNAHETTANLARNELIEMRDRFKGLGQINSERKTAILEIVNDKEAPLPSLATKFEEMGKKDDYFYSDFFRIIANLDLPESEARSLWKEIYSHAEGLSKQLGRSMNFVVALLDYIYLKNRLIENPKIVDIYSFEEIILNAVIDEGTGIYNRRYFNLVLNKEITRSKRYKRSFCLFLFDLDNFKKINDTKGHSFGDDILKLVAGTLMYAFRTEDISCRVGGEEFAVILPETSKENARVAIERFRTYLRNSSKNDFGIEVTVSGGVAEYPTDADESNRLYSLTDAKLYEAKAAGKDRITYT, from the coding sequence ATGCGAAATCTACAAGAAGTGCTAAAAGAAAAAGAAGAGGAAATCCAAAAACTCAAGGAACTATTGGAGCTCTACGAAAGAGTTTCTAAGCTGGGAGAAGTAGAATTACTCACAGCGGAACAAACCCTCAATGCCCACGAAACCACAGCAAATTTAGCCAGAAACGAACTCATAGAAATGAGGGACAGGTTTAAAGGCCTGGGGCAGATCAACTCAGAAAGAAAAACCGCAATTTTAGAGATCGTAAACGATAAAGAAGCACCACTTCCCAGCCTCGCAACTAAATTCGAAGAGATGGGAAAGAAGGACGATTATTTCTACTCAGACTTTTTCAGGATCATCGCGAACTTAGACTTACCCGAATCCGAAGCCAGATCTCTTTGGAAAGAGATCTACTCCCATGCGGAAGGACTAAGTAAACAATTGGGCAGAAGTATGAACTTCGTCGTAGCCCTCCTAGATTATATATATCTAAAAAATCGACTTATAGAAAACCCTAAGATCGTGGATATCTACTCTTTCGAAGAGATCATCCTAAATGCAGTCATAGACGAAGGAACAGGGATCTATAATAGAAGATATTTCAACCTGGTCCTAAACAAAGAAATCACCAGAAGTAAAAGGTATAAAAGAAGTTTCTGCCTATTCTTATTCGACCTGGACAATTTTAAGAAGATCAATGATACCAAAGGGCATTCTTTCGGGGATGATATCTTAAAACTGGTAGCAGGAACCTTGATGTATGCATTCAGAACAGAAGACATCAGTTGTAGGGTCGGAGGCGAAGAATTCGCGGTCATTCTTCCCGAAACCAGCAAAGAAAACGCGAGAGTAGCGATTGAAAGATTCAGGACTTATTTAAGAAATTCTTCCAAAAATGATTTCGGGATAGAAGTCACAGTATCTGGCGGAGTTGCAGAATATCCTACAGATGCAGACGAAAGTAATAGGCTCTATTCTTTGACTGATGCAAAACTATACGAAGCAAAAGCAGCGGGCAAAGACCGCATTACGTATACCTGA
- a CDS encoding SDR family NAD(P)-dependent oxidoreductase: protein MFKGPHKKKVIITGASSGIGRELALLYGKAGHDLAITSRRKKVLEDIAKEIRSFNKGGKVILASLDVSESADNFKVLPKLAKDLGGVDLFIANAGISTNSSFGQKSFEADKKVIDTNLIGLMAGISALQPIFRDQKSGQIVGISSVASFRGLPGSASYSTSKAAVSTYLEALRGEVRQFGVKVTVIHPGFIDTPINQKLKSRPFLVSSEKGAQKIYNRIESGVRSATVPWFPWAMIGVLMRSLPEFLWEKIGPK, encoded by the coding sequence ATGTTCAAAGGTCCTCATAAGAAAAAAGTTATTATTACAGGAGCGAGCTCAGGTATCGGCAGAGAGCTTGCTCTTTTATACGGAAAGGCGGGCCATGATCTGGCGATCACTTCTAGAAGGAAAAAAGTTTTAGAAGATATCGCAAAAGAGATCCGGTCATTTAATAAAGGCGGCAAGGTTATCTTGGCTTCCTTGGATGTCTCAGAATCGGCGGACAATTTTAAAGTCCTTCCTAAACTTGCTAAGGATCTTGGTGGAGTAGATCTATTTATTGCGAATGCTGGAATTTCTACTAACTCTTCTTTTGGCCAAAAAAGTTTTGAAGCTGATAAGAAGGTGATCGATACAAATTTGATCGGGCTTATGGCTGGCATCTCCGCTTTGCAGCCGATCTTTAGAGATCAGAAAAGTGGACAGATCGTAGGGATTTCTTCAGTAGCTTCTTTCAGGGGTCTTCCTGGTTCAGCAAGTTATTCTACTTCCAAGGCTGCGGTTTCTACTTATTTAGAAGCACTAAGAGGAGAGGTTCGACAGTTCGGTGTAAAGGTCACTGTCATTCATCCGGGTTTTATAGATACTCCAATCAATCAAAAGTTGAAATCCCGTCCTTTTCTTGTTTCCTCAGAAAAAGGTGCTCAAAAAATTTACAATAGGATAGAATCAGGAGTTCGCTCCGCTACTGTGCCTTGGTTTCCTTGGGCAATGATCGGAGTCCTGATGAGATCGCTTCCTGAGTTTTTATGGGAGAAGATCGGGCCTAAATAA
- a CDS encoding low molecular weight protein-tyrosine-phosphatase gives MVGTPDSSNICKVLFVCLGNICRSPAAEGAFVDLLEKRGLSSLFEVDSCGTSRYHIGELADPRTRQTARKKGIELTHKARQFKRSDFEYYDFILAMDRSNNKDLGILASNEEERKKIHLFRKFQKGQGKESEVPDPYYGTLKDFEEVHQIVSEASEGFLEYVLSKNGVNNA, from the coding sequence ATGGTAGGAACTCCAGACTCTTCGAATATCTGCAAGGTTCTCTTTGTATGTTTGGGAAATATCTGCAGATCTCCTGCGGCAGAGGGTGCATTTGTGGATTTATTGGAGAAGAGAGGGCTTTCTTCTCTCTTCGAAGTGGATTCTTGCGGAACTTCTCGCTATCATATTGGAGAATTGGCGGATCCCCGAACCAGACAAACTGCTCGTAAAAAGGGAATAGAGCTCACTCATAAGGCGAGACAATTTAAAAGATCCGATTTTGAATATTACGATTTTATTCTAGCGATGGACAGATCGAATAATAAAGATCTGGGAATACTCGCTTCGAATGAAGAAGAAAGAAAAAAAATTCATTTGTTCAGAAAGTTTCAGAAGGGCCAAGGAAAAGAATCCGAGGTTCCTGATCCATATTATGGAACTTTAAAAGACTTTGAAGAAGTCCACCAGATTGTTTCCGAAGCCTCGGAAGGATTTCTGGAATATGTCTTGAGTAAAAATGGAGTAAATAATGCCTAA
- a CDS encoding NAD(P)/FAD-dependent oxidoreductase, translated as MPKGEKKKVVVIGVGFGGLQAIKKLSKEEDLEIIAIDKKNHHLFQPLLYQVATAVLSPADIAIPTRSLIGDKKNVTVYLGEVEKVDIQAKKVYFQGHSEDYDYLILAAGAKSGYFGNDHWKKYSIGLKSLKDALSIRTKILTSFEQAELAGDPEIAKKHLNYVIIGGGPTGVELAGSIAELSHEIVRNEFHTIDPGLAKITLIEASPRLLAAFAPKLSEFAKIRLEKRGVEVLTGTKVLEIDQNGVKIEGRTIASSTVIWAAGVQANSIGASLGAPTDRMGRVMVDEFCNVEGHPEVFVIGDIANYSKGLEKPLPGVSPVAMQQGRYVASLIRGDLRSKKRKPFHYLDKGSMATIGRQDAVAQVGNFRLRGFFGWFVWLFIHIFYQVGFKNKISIFITWVWSYITFRAEARLIQDEVEASSVGSTTQN; from the coding sequence ATGCCTAAGGGTGAAAAAAAGAAAGTAGTAGTAATCGGAGTAGGTTTCGGGGGATTGCAGGCGATTAAAAAATTATCCAAAGAAGAAGATTTGGAGATCATCGCTATTGATAAAAAAAATCATCATTTGTTCCAACCTTTATTATACCAAGTAGCCACTGCAGTATTAAGTCCTGCTGACATTGCGATCCCTACCAGATCTCTCATTGGTGATAAAAAGAATGTGACAGTTTATTTGGGAGAAGTGGAGAAGGTAGACATCCAGGCCAAAAAAGTATATTTCCAAGGCCATTCCGAGGATTATGATTATCTAATATTGGCTGCGGGTGCTAAATCTGGCTATTTTGGGAATGACCATTGGAAAAAATATTCTATTGGTTTAAAATCTTTAAAGGATGCACTTTCTATCAGAACAAAAATTTTAACTTCTTTTGAGCAGGCGGAACTTGCAGGCGATCCTGAAATTGCTAAAAAACATCTAAATTATGTTATCATCGGTGGAGGTCCTACAGGTGTGGAGCTTGCAGGTTCCATTGCAGAACTTTCTCATGAGATCGTTAGGAACGAATTCCACACAATCGATCCTGGTTTAGCAAAGATCACCTTGATCGAAGCTTCTCCTAGACTTCTTGCAGCTTTTGCTCCTAAACTAAGTGAATTTGCAAAGATCCGTTTAGAGAAGAGGGGAGTGGAAGTTCTAACTGGAACCAAAGTTCTCGAAATAGACCAGAATGGGGTCAAGATAGAAGGCAGAACAATTGCTTCTTCTACAGTGATCTGGGCTGCGGGAGTTCAAGCAAATTCTATCGGAGCATCTTTAGGAGCTCCTACAGATAGAATGGGAAGAGTGATGGTAGATGAGTTCTGCAATGTGGAAGGTCATCCAGAAGTTTTTGTAATAGGTGATATCGCAAATTATTCCAAAGGTTTAGAAAAACCTTTGCCTGGTGTTTCTCCGGTTGCAATGCAGCAAGGAAGATATGTTGCTTCTCTTATCCGAGGAGATCTGAGATCTAAAAAAAGAAAACCTTTCCATTATCTGGACAAGGGAAGTATGGCGACTATCGGAAGACAAGATGCAGTTGCTCAAGTTGGGAATTTCAGACTAAGAGGATTTTTCGGGTGGTTTGTTTGGTTGTTCATCCATATCTTCTATCAAGTAGGATTTAAAAATAAGATCTCCATCTTCATCACTTGGGTTTGGTCTTATATTACATTTCGTGCAGAAGCAAGATTGATCCAAGACGAGGTTGAAGCCAGCTCAGTCGGGTCCACTACGCAAAATTAA
- a CDS encoding SDR family oxidoreductase, with protein MRTDLWKGKTIVITGGSSGIGEALLESLSQIPCKIINLSRSEPELIRKISKKKEKRAAEIFHIQADLSSEKEINKAVAKLAKLADGIDVLFNNAGITAHSRFDQTQIEAFRQAFDVNFFGPVFLTMRLLPFLKKNKGAVMVTSTVSGLYGVPARSAYSSSKSALHAVMESARIELSEEGLRFIIFCPPYTKTKLRANGIDGDGQKLGESHYSGKSKTPEEVAEKMIRSVEDPNSRLVVMDKSGFFMKWMRNISPSFLEKVLYKKLYKDFH; from the coding sequence ATGCGGACTGATCTTTGGAAAGGCAAGACAATCGTAATTACCGGAGGCTCTTCCGGGATAGGAGAAGCTTTATTAGAAAGTTTATCCCAGATTCCTTGTAAGATCATCAATCTTTCCAGATCAGAGCCTGAGCTTATTCGTAAAATTTCTAAGAAGAAAGAGAAACGTGCTGCGGAAATTTTCCATATTCAGGCGGACCTTTCTTCTGAAAAAGAGATCAACAAAGCAGTTGCTAAGTTGGCGAAACTTGCAGATGGCATCGATGTTCTTTTTAATAACGCAGGTATAACTGCTCATTCTAGATTTGATCAAACTCAGATAGAAGCATTTCGACAGGCGTTTGATGTGAACTTTTTCGGTCCTGTTTTCCTCACGATGAGACTTCTTCCTTTTTTGAAAAAGAACAAGGGAGCAGTCATGGTAACATCTACAGTTAGCGGATTATACGGGGTCCCTGCAAGAAGCGCTTATTCTTCTTCCAAATCTGCGTTACACGCTGTTATGGAATCTGCACGTATAGAACTTTCGGAAGAAGGTCTTAGATTTATTATATTCTGCCCTCCTTATACCAAAACAAAACTAAGAGCAAATGGTATAGATGGGGATGGCCAGAAGCTGGGGGAATCCCATTACTCCGGCAAGAGTAAAACTCCGGAAGAAGTTGCAGAGAAGATGATCCGTTCTGTTGAGGATCCGAACTCAAGACTTGTTGTAATGGATAAAAGTGGATTTTTCATGAAATGGATGAGAAATATCTCTCCTTCATTTTTGGAAAAAGTATTATATAAAAAACTTTATAAGGACTTTCATTAA
- a CDS encoding SRPBCC family protein produces METRSIIKEFKYDFPLEKVWSAVTVNEELIHWLADKVTGRPKLGGTFSWTWNLGPEGELTSTGIYKKIVPFQELILQWQDHPAGDIELKLEFEKEGEDSTLLKLTNSGYPTGEKFDHWIEAASEGWDEESMHLLQYLRKN; encoded by the coding sequence ATGGAAACTAGAAGCATTATTAAAGAATTTAAATATGATTTTCCTTTGGAAAAAGTTTGGAGCGCTGTTACTGTCAACGAGGAGCTAATCCATTGGTTGGCAGATAAGGTAACTGGACGTCCTAAACTTGGCGGCACTTTCTCTTGGACTTGGAATTTAGGTCCAGAAGGAGAACTTACTTCTACAGGTATTTATAAAAAGATCGTTCCTTTCCAGGAGTTGATATTGCAATGGCAAGACCATCCAGCAGGTGATATAGAACTCAAGCTTGAGTTTGAAAAAGAAGGAGAGGATTCCACTCTTCTAAAACTCACCAACTCAGGATATCCGACTGGAGAAAAATTCGACCATTGGATAGAAGCAGCTTCTGAAGGCTGGGACGAAGAAAGTATGCATTTGCTTCAATACCTCAGAAAGAACTGA
- a CDS encoding PLU-1-like domain protein → MNLPELDSYFQSLTDITDTISILNSPYESEFDSDISKMENFLNEIQSKDWLATDKEYFNLFTSHFSFHIKIVEEIVREAREILDPERRMHVKRLVGYCKSSEEWLADLQKRRRATETLATA, encoded by the coding sequence GTGAACCTTCCAGAACTAGACTCTTACTTTCAAAGTCTTACGGATATCACAGATACGATTTCGATCTTAAACTCTCCGTATGAGTCCGAATTCGATTCAGATATCTCTAAGATGGAAAATTTCTTAAATGAGATCCAATCCAAAGATTGGCTCGCCACAGACAAAGAATACTTTAACCTATTCACCAGCCACTTCTCCTTTCATATCAAAATAGTAGAAGAGATTGTCCGCGAAGCGAGAGAGATCTTAGATCCTGAGCGTCGTATGCACGTAAAACGTTTGGTAGGATATTGCAAATCAAGCGAAGAATGGTTAGCAGATCTTCAAAAACGCCGTAGAGCTACAGAAACTCTCGCGACTGCTTGA
- a CDS encoding DUF1574 domain-containing protein, with product MSENELPQKEKINFFTHPFLFYPVLLFIFIFALDKIFFLDKVRDYVKVELTYIYYDVKQDLLKEMISKFGKNAEKKSDKKLVLLMGSSRMLYFKNEEILDFYPDWEVYNLSSAVTTPAYYLYFLERLFEAGVKPDYLVLEADPFQFNANSTTFKKSNLANSFDLRFVLSNAWDLGKENVNYYLGNYFFGVSKNKPYITNVYAHLTNKKFEQADLIKRLTIESLQRDKGNAISPAGGFMEKDYGKLEASSIRTIGWIYPKYSPSEMQFSFYEKILDRVKSEGIPTLVVRPEVSLPLENLLKELNIPAPWWERIRPINQKFGIPIIDMAEATDYECNTFADSGHMAVDCYRPFLRFLRMRYSGE from the coding sequence GTGTCCGAGAACGAACTGCCACAGAAAGAAAAAATTAATTTTTTCACCCATCCCTTTCTCTTCTATCCTGTACTTCTTTTTATATTCATATTCGCTCTAGATAAAATTTTCTTTTTGGATAAGGTCAGAGACTACGTAAAAGTAGAATTAACTTATATATATTACGATGTTAAACAAGATCTCCTAAAAGAAATGATCTCCAAGTTCGGCAAGAACGCTGAGAAGAAGTCCGACAAAAAATTGGTACTTCTTATGGGATCTTCCAGGATGTTATACTTCAAAAACGAAGAGATCTTGGACTTCTATCCTGATTGGGAGGTATATAATCTTTCTTCTGCAGTAACTACTCCTGCGTATTATCTCTATTTTTTAGAAAGATTATTTGAAGCAGGTGTAAAACCTGACTATCTGGTTTTAGAAGCGGACCCTTTCCAATTCAACGCAAACAGCACTACATTCAAAAAATCGAATTTAGCAAATAGTTTCGATCTTAGATTCGTTCTTTCTAATGCCTGGGACCTGGGTAAGGAAAATGTGAACTATTATTTGGGAAATTATTTTTTTGGAGTAAGTAAGAATAAACCTTATATCACTAATGTTTATGCTCACCTCACCAATAAAAAATTCGAACAAGCCGACCTGATCAAAAGACTCACCATAGAATCTCTGCAAAGAGACAAGGGGAATGCGATCTCTCCTGCCGGTGGTTTTATGGAGAAGGACTACGGCAAATTGGAAGCAAGTTCTATCCGCACAATAGGTTGGATCTATCCGAAATATTCTCCTTCCGAAATGCAGTTCTCCTTTTACGAAAAGATCCTGGATAGAGTGAAGTCAGAGGGAATTCCTACCCTTGTTGTCCGTCCCGAAGTTTCTCTTCCTCTGGAAAATCTTCTAAAAGAATTGAATATCCCTGCTCCTTGGTGGGAAAGAATTCGCCCAATTAACCAAAAGTTCGGCATACCCATCATAGATATGGCAGAAGCAACCGACTACGAGTGTAATACTTTTGCGGACAGTGGTCATATGGCCGTGGACTGTTACCGGCCATTCTTGCGCTTTTTAAGAATGAGATATTCCGGAGAGTAA
- a CDS encoding LIC20035 family adhesin, with the protein MKKIISTAVSISLLIGCSSTSVVENKGKDAEFQILEPNIRVEKFKETFNLKAEGPVNLDCSGKPCTPDQVSALTPDQIKKLKRNGSWKEYVEKEDLQKNKFSVLTRVGDYKDDKRDGIWKTLYETGETLRETPYVAGVKEGEEKKLAKDGTQLESTIYKADKKNGPYWSKTDKGILSDEGTYADDKKVGTWKDYYNEDGAKKSVIDFKDGKKSGKETNYHKDGNTVSSEGNNSDDLKTGYWKNYYENGSPQSEGNYAPKGTGPDRKSLRIGAWKEYYKNGKVFAEGQRDHTRKGDWTFYWSTGNPAYKGTMMNEMMMSSAEVYDKDGTIQGKGKLLFDLLLMDEKTDELKAKYKPDFPFAYYKNGKKSFEIAANGTAVEYDESGAKIGQGPIMPGTNQKNDCWTTPQGKKYYVNGRENPKMGELQGCK; encoded by the coding sequence ATGAAAAAAATTATATCCACAGCGGTTTCAATTTCTCTTTTGATCGGTTGTTCTTCTACGAGTGTCGTTGAGAACAAGGGCAAGGATGCCGAGTTCCAAATTTTAGAGCCGAATATCAGAGTAGAAAAATTCAAAGAAACATTCAATTTAAAAGCGGAAGGTCCGGTTAACCTGGACTGTTCCGGCAAACCTTGCACTCCTGACCAAGTCAGCGCATTAACTCCTGATCAGATCAAAAAACTAAAACGTAATGGTTCTTGGAAAGAATATGTAGAGAAGGAAGATCTTCAAAAAAATAAATTCTCCGTTCTAACCCGTGTAGGTGATTACAAAGACGATAAAAGAGACGGTATCTGGAAAACATTATACGAAACAGGAGAAACTTTAAGAGAGACTCCTTACGTTGCCGGCGTAAAAGAAGGTGAGGAGAAAAAACTCGCAAAAGATGGAACCCAACTTGAAAGCACAATTTACAAAGCTGACAAGAAGAATGGACCATACTGGTCTAAAACAGACAAAGGTATCTTAAGCGACGAAGGTACTTACGCAGACGATAAAAAAGTAGGCACCTGGAAAGATTATTATAACGAAGACGGAGCTAAAAAATCCGTAATCGATTTTAAAGACGGTAAAAAAAGCGGCAAAGAAACGAATTACCATAAAGACGGGAACACTGTCTCTTCTGAAGGAAACAATTCAGATGATCTAAAAACGGGTTATTGGAAAAACTATTACGAGAATGGTTCCCCTCAATCAGAAGGTAATTATGCTCCGAAAGGAACCGGTCCTGATAGAAAGTCTCTTAGAATAGGCGCTTGGAAAGAATATTACAAAAACGGAAAGGTTTTTGCAGAAGGACAGAGAGATCATACTCGTAAGGGAGATTGGACCTTCTATTGGAGTACTGGAAATCCAGCGTATAAAGGAACCATGATGAACGAAATGATGATGAGTTCCGCAGAAGTATACGATAAGGACGGAACAATCCAAGGAAAGGGAAAACTTCTTTTCGACCTCTTATTGATGGATGAAAAAACGGATGAGCTAAAGGCAAAATATAAGCCTGATTTCCCGTTTGCATATTATAAAAACGGCAAGAAGTCCTTTGAAATCGCTGCAAACGGTACTGCGGTCGAGTATGACGAGTCTGGAGCAAAGATTGGGCAAGGGCCGATTATGCCTGGGACAAACCAAAAAAACGATTGTTGGACGACACCTCAGGGTAAAAAATATTACGTGAACGGTAGAGAAAATCCTAAAATGGGAGAACTACAAGGCTGTAAGTAA
- a CDS encoding LIC20036 family protein, producing the protein MDSESKKGILALEKIITNNDLKKISLGILVAAPLFFLLGYFVRGCSSVNRQAKVTYSGSFTEGTLVSLNSKNVILQDPDFSIPLETVEKIEFLEDAQSLNPNQVPLSDSEKSFVGTYKIQIGTHKGVLSIFPRKTGGIGATLRFTNWGKGSNEFLTGIRVTGKSIRFVRSCAGARCSEIGSNVPFTQTYTGDLDGKKIQGAYQGTNSSGRWLAER; encoded by the coding sequence ATGGACTCAGAGTCGAAAAAGGGAATCCTCGCCTTGGAAAAAATTATCACAAATAACGATCTCAAAAAAATCAGCCTAGGAATATTGGTCGCTGCTCCTTTATTCTTCCTGCTTGGATATTTCGTCCGAGGCTGCAGTTCAGTAAATCGTCAGGCAAAAGTAACTTATAGCGGATCCTTTACTGAAGGAACACTGGTTTCCTTAAATTCTAAAAATGTAATATTGCAGGATCCTGACTTTTCTATTCCTCTGGAAACAGTGGAAAAGATAGAATTTCTGGAAGATGCTCAGAGTTTGAATCCTAACCAGGTACCTTTGAGTGATTCCGAAAAATCATTTGTAGGTACTTATAAAATACAAATTGGAACTCACAAAGGTGTATTGAGTATATTCCCTCGAAAGACCGGAGGGATCGGAGCCACTTTACGTTTTACAAATTGGGGAAAAGGATCAAACGAATTCCTCACAGGAATTCGAGTCACAGGTAAATCTATCCGTTTTGTAAGGTCTTGCGCGGGAGCAAGATGTTCCGAGATAGGAAGTAATGTTCCTTTCACCCAAACTTACACCGGAGATTTGGACGGTAAAAAAATTCAAGGTGCATACCAAGGTACGAATAGTTCCGGCCGTTGGCTTGCGGAACGTTAA
- a CDS encoding AAA family ATPase: MESIAKDRENIPLTESDIHFAKDTLDRIRQELAGEITGQEAVVKNLLISLACQGHVLLEGMPGLAKTLLAKSLSSALDLDFKRVQFTPDLLPADLIGTVVFNPKNGEFNTRKGPIFTGVLLADEINRAPAKVQSALLECMEERTVTIGENTFPLERPFLVLATENPIDQDGTYPLPEAQMDRFFMKVLVDYPDMEEELAILEQHGNLATGPKRIKKTATAKDVLRISSLVDRVHVEPKLKSYIVRLVRNTRPEEKTVPDLLPYVKHGASPRASLSLLKASKAKALWEGRDYVAPEDVKAVLPEILRHRILLTFEAISEDVGIESVVRIVSDATQVL, from the coding sequence ATGGAATCCATCGCCAAAGATCGTGAGAATATTCCTTTAACTGAATCTGATATTCATTTTGCAAAGGATACATTAGATAGGATCCGCCAAGAGCTGGCTGGAGAGATTACTGGCCAAGAAGCAGTAGTTAAAAATCTACTCATCTCTTTGGCCTGCCAAGGGCATGTTCTGTTAGAAGGGATGCCTGGACTTGCTAAAACACTTTTGGCAAAATCTTTATCGTCTGCATTGGATCTAGATTTCAAAAGAGTTCAGTTTACACCGGACCTTCTTCCTGCCGACTTGATCGGAACAGTTGTATTCAATCCTAAAAACGGAGAATTCAATACTCGCAAAGGTCCAATCTTCACTGGAGTTTTACTTGCAGATGAGATTAATAGAGCACCTGCAAAAGTGCAATCTGCTCTTTTGGAATGTATGGAAGAAAGAACTGTCACCATTGGAGAGAACACTTTTCCTTTAGAGAGACCTTTTTTGGTATTAGCTACGGAAAATCCAATCGATCAAGATGGAACTTATCCATTACCAGAAGCACAGATGGACCGTTTTTTTATGAAGGTTCTTGTTGATTATCCAGATATGGAAGAAGAACTCGCGATTTTGGAGCAACATGGTAACCTCGCTACCGGTCCAAAACGTATTAAAAAAACTGCAACTGCTAAGGATGTTCTAAGGATCTCTTCACTTGTGGATAGGGTTCATGTAGAACCTAAATTAAAAAGTTATATAGTTCGTTTGGTAAGAAATACTCGTCCAGAAGAAAAGACTGTGCCAGATCTTCTTCCTTATGTGAAACATGGTGCTTCTCCAAGAGCAAGTCTGAGTTTGCTAAAAGCATCCAAGGCAAAAGCATTATGGGAAGGAAGAGACTATGTTGCTCCGGAAGATGTGAAGGCTGTTCTTCCTGAAATTCTTCGTCATAGAATTTTACTTACTTTCGAAGCAATCTCTGAAGATGTAGGGATAGAGTCTGTGGTTCGGATTGTTTCGGATGCAACCCAGGTGCTTTGA
- a CDS encoding DUF58 domain-containing protein, producing the protein MFRKEYQSLIQLLDFKERGFSLRNRQGTATSSRKGRGVDFKDVRPYAVGDDTRLIDWNVTSRFGELHVREFYEEKERLGVFFLDVSESMDWSSSEWTKAENAFQVLALLVLLYVRKGNLAKILLYSDRLEWETGYIRNTEEALSSLEKVRSYPHRKLKTDPKLPFILLKNRIRRYTDSYILSDFHGLPSLKKLTGLRRFHTLHAIRFKDRLEENAPRGFFQFFLLKDPETGAVPSPVGGNIQKNLEFLFKARCLELEGKDTDPNKLLEYWRSMS; encoded by the coding sequence ATGTTCCGCAAAGAATACCAAAGCCTGATCCAACTTTTGGATTTTAAGGAGAGAGGATTTTCTCTTCGGAATAGACAAGGCACGGCCACAAGTTCCAGAAAGGGTAGGGGAGTGGACTTTAAAGATGTCCGTCCTTATGCAGTCGGTGATGATACAAGGCTGATAGATTGGAATGTTACCTCTAGATTCGGAGAATTACATGTAAGAGAATTTTACGAAGAGAAAGAAAGACTTGGAGTTTTTTTCTTAGATGTTTCAGAGTCCATGGATTGGAGTAGTTCAGAATGGACCAAGGCAGAAAATGCTTTCCAGGTTTTGGCTCTATTAGTTTTACTTTATGTAAGAAAAGGGAATCTTGCTAAAATCCTACTCTATTCAGATCGATTAGAATGGGAAACAGGTTATATTAGAAATACGGAAGAAGCACTTTCTTCATTGGAGAAGGTCCGATCTTATCCACATAGAAAATTAAAAACAGATCCAAAACTTCCATTCATACTTTTAAAAAATAGGATTAGAAGATACACTGATTCTTATATACTTTCTGATTTTCATGGACTTCCTTCTTTGAAAAAACTTACAGGCCTTAGAAGATTTCATACCTTACATGCAATCCGATTTAAGGACCGTTTGGAAGAGAATGCTCCTAGAGGTTTTTTCCAATTTTTTTTATTAAAAGATCCGGAAACCGGCGCTGTCCCTTCTCCTGTAGGAGGAAATATTCAAAAGAATTTGGAGTTTTTATTCAAAGCCAGATGTTTGGAATTAGAAGGAAAAGATACTGATCCAAACAAACTTCTGGAATATTGGAGAAGTATGTCATGA